A segment of the Daphnia pulex isolate KAP4 chromosome 10, ASM2113471v1 genome:
TTATGCAGTCGGACGTACAAAAACTCAACACGCTGTACAGCTGTTCTGGTTAATCAAGGAGGGACTGCGCAGACATTTAAAGCAACGAAATAGATTTGTGTCTGACGTTGTGTAACCGGAGAAAATTCAGTTGATGTCCAACTGCCTTCCTACTGGCGATGACTTTCATTTGTGAACTATCAATAAAAGTGTGCAGAATATAGTAATACGAGTTCTCATATGTCTGTTTCCTCTGAATGGAATAACGACGCTGTTACAATTCAAGAGACGAAGGCCTAAGCATTGCCTCGGGCTGTGCCTCAGATTATTAGCAGGATTTCCACAAGGAGAATAGTAAAACATCGAAAGACGAGTTTGAAAGTTTCTGATTAAAAAGATAATGGAGTATTGCCAATTAGATGAAGATTAATCGCCGAGATATAATTGATGACCATATGAGGGGCATCGGCCGGGGGAAATTGATGGCGTTATCAACTGTAAAAGTATCAATTTCaacgaaaacgaaataaaaagatttagtGCCTTACAACAATCTGCCCAAtgagattttgaaatttgaaaatttggcgGGAGAAAAATTGCCGCCGGACAGAGTctccgaaaaaaaattgaaaggaaaGTTCCCGAATACTTATTGGCTTAAAAAATGTATGATAAGGGAAATTCACTACGATATTAAATCGATTCATTTCACGAAATAGTTCAAGAAAACCTCCGGGCTTGATACAGTGAAAGACTAAAAGAGTTATCCGTTTTGGAAGTTGAACCTAACACCTTGTTTTCATTTACGACGCGATTTTGTCACGCTGTTCAAGGGAGGAAATATCAATAGTTCTTCCTACCTTTAGGCCTCGGTGTAATAATATGACCAGGTATCTCCAAGTTCTTCATCCGCAGACAAGTTGGATGCATAAGCAGGCGGGATAAGAGGAAgggcgtcctcgtgaatatACCCACATTAGTACACGAGCTGCTGTCCAGCAGCTAGTCGCTAGAGGGGAAGTGATGAATCGTCCAACAATGGTTGATTCTCCAATCAGGCGGGATTCAAATAAtctacatttaaaataaaaaggtgaaTATTCATTAGGAAAATATTCATGGACACCACAAAtgaggaaaagttgaaagtgAGCGTAGGTAGGCTAcagtgacatttttttgtatgcAAGAGACCTTGAAACTTTCCTGTATCACATTGCACCTAAGCAATTCATGCAGATTATTAAATACATACAGATAAAATGAGTAATGGTAATTGTTATCACAAAATGAATACCCTTTCGATGAAGGTGACACAGGTGCTGATGGCAGATCGAAACCAGCATAAGCATTGCACTTGTTGTTCTTGATGAAGATGGCTGCTGCAGGGAACAACTATCTGTAggtacaaagaagaaaaaaaaatggaatacaaTAACTTACATTGCATAAAATAAATGGTAAATGCATATGGCATCATGCATTGACTGGGGGCTTAAAGCAAAATTTTACTAGTTTCGACCAAGTTACTTTTAGTCACTCTTAGTTAAAGCCCACACAACCAGACTGTTATTATTCtaagttttgaatttattcaCCTGCTAAACAACAGCAAGGTTATCAATGACGAGACACGAGACGTGACGATcccatttttgtaatttgttttttgttgttctattTTCGTGCAGCCATTAGCGCCGTTGCCAAATGTAAATTTATGTTCCCTACCGGTCTTCCCGCCCCCGCcagttcaaacaaaaatttccctaaacaaggaaaaactCGGAAAGATTAAAGAGACACaacattaatttaatttaacaagaaaTTATAAACTTAAATTAAATAGCATTTGAGTACACTCACGTACTACACAACATAGCGATAGATGCTTATTAATTCAGATTACCCAcaggctctctctctccttgcctttttaataaattagGGCGCGATTGATAATGATTTCgcgtttaaatattttttgaaaggttctctctctctgatgggaagaaaaaaattcaccgCCACGAATGCATTTACTATATCGATCAATATGCTTGCATAAATTATGTTATTACAACAATGATTGTGATACTAAAAACTTGGTACATTCCACAATCTCATGAAATTTTACCATGTCTCACACAGGGGGTACCCGGGtttgaaccggggacattcCGATCTGCAGTCggatgctctaccactgagctatacccccttATGCCCTTCCTGTCACTATTTCTAAACCAAACGATGGGCTATAGTGATATGTCAACGCAATAAGAAAACGACATTAAACAATAGCTTAGAGGTCTTGAAGTATGTATTGTACTATTGTTGTATGTATTAAAATCTAAACTGTAAAAATCCGGGTGTCGGAAATATAGTATCTGTGATTATATCGTTCGGTAAACTAAATTTTCGTTGAGGCTGTTATTTGTATTATGCAATGTAATCTATTATACTCCCGTGTCGGGTGAGTGGTTGCTGAGTAAGACCGGCTATAGCTGTTGCTTAAAGGGTAAATTCCGCTGGGTAGAGAGATGGACGGCAGGATCGAGATGGAAAATGATGGCCAACTACATAAACGAGAACGACTGATTCCGGCAAAGATTAAAAAGATGATTAAAGGGAGGGAGAAATTCAACAATAGCATTCACCTTCAATTTCCAATTCTCCTTTTGCAGGTCGAGGATCATCTGCTGATTTTGTCGATCCTCCTCCTGGAAGGCCAGTCGCTCGGCCGCCCATTTGAATTCGCGCATTTTCATCTGATTGGTCGTTAATTGAATTAGTCTGCAATgagaaatttaagaaaatgatgggggaaatagagaaaaatcCTGACCTGGATCGCCATAGCTTCGACATCCTCGCGCAGTTTGCTCTGCGACTGGGCAGATTCTTTCATCATGTTCACCAGTAAAGTAACGTTGTCACTTTGCTCTTTGGTTTGATGGATCCACTGGGTCAGAGTCAGCACCGCCTgtcaaaaagaattgattcAAACGTCTGATGAAATCTTAATGAACACCAAACTGGACGTACATCCCTAATGGCCTGGCGCATTCGAACGTTTTCCTTCACGACAGCGCAAACTGTTGAATGCTGGTGCACCTGATGGGCGGGATTGAATTTCTCGATTAAGTTATTGTCGTCATCCTCTGCTGTTGGTTTCCACTGGTTATTCTCGCCGATGGCCGTCGATTTGAAAAACGACTCTAAAGATTTCGCCTTTTtcaactgctgctgggctgaaTCCGGTTTCCTATGAGCGCAATAAAACGCGGGTCAACTTAATTTATGCGCACAGCATTTTCTTTCAcgattataaaaataaaccagtTATGCATCACAACGATATAATGTAGAACAGCAGTCCAGACTGCCCAGTAACAACCCTGATTTTGTTAGAATTGCATTCTATAATTTGTCTGTTAACGTCTACAATGCCATAATAAAAGAACGAATATTATTCCATATTATGACGAGTGTTACGTAACCGCACACCCACAACTCGCACATTTCgtatcaagtttttttttttgccgtcACTTTTTTTCATGTCCGTAGAAAATTAGCGGATTACATCATTCGGAAAGGAaagaatggggaaaaaaaaatgaaaatttaaaaaatgtgttacatttgtgatttggttggtt
Coding sequences within it:
- the LOC124204603 gene encoding uncharacterized protein LOC124204603; this encodes MKPDSAQQQLKKAKSLESFFKSTAIGENNQWKPTAEDDDNNLIEKFNPAHQVHQHSTVCAVVKENVRMRQAIRDAVLTLTQWIHQTKEQSDNVTLLVNMMKESAQSQSKLREDVEAMAIQMKMREFKWAAERLAFQEEDRQNQQMILDLQKENWKLKSFSFM